Below is a window of Sebastes umbrosus isolate fSebUmb1 chromosome 13, fSebUmb1.pri, whole genome shotgun sequence DNA.
TGAATCGCAAAGTGAGAGAAAATATATATCTCTGATGCAGACATTGAAACAATTCTATAAATCTTTGTTTTGCCTCTTTACCTTACATGTGTAAATACAAAGATTAATTTTGTATTCATAAGGATCTCTGGACACAGCATGTATTTAACGCCTATATTTTGTTTAAATACCCAAATCTTGGTGAACAAGATAACAGCAAACTGAAAAGAAGCTCAATTTAATCACTGCCTGCCTCTGCAGTACCCTGCTGTCTCAATTCGAAGTGAAAAGTAAGGCTGAGTGAAAATAAAATTTCAACAGGGGAGAGAATAATTTGTAATTTGTGAAATTGTGTGCTATAAAATGGAGCTAGCTctcatgtttaaatatttaaaatcccTTTGTAATCTTGTCCCCAAATTATACATGTTGTTCCTATTTTTTAATGACCTGCTCTTCTTTGGCTTGAGATGTGAATCAGTGGAATTGGTTACTGCAGCTAACTGGAATTACCCTGCATATTTTTGGATCACTTTTCTGATACTGAGCAATCTGGATTGACGTTTCCCTCTTGACTCAATCCAATTGAAGATCTCTGGCCAGGGGAAAAAACAGATGTGCCACAGCCAGAATGGGCAGTGCAATCGCTTTCTCAGAGAACCGCAACCATAGGCTGCTCAGGAAGGGCAACTTGAGCAAGTGGAGCTGGTGCTTAATGGCACCTTGAGGCTGTTAGGAAAAAACTCTGCATTGCAGTCCTGGAGCTTGCAGAAAACACCAGCCATGATAAGAAGAAGCTGTGCATTGCTCCCCATCACATCTTGTTGGCAGGCAAAAATGATGTAGAGCTTCATAAACTGCTGGTAGGGGTGACGATCATGGAGGGTGGAGTGATACTAACATCCTGGCCAGCTTTATCCCCAGGAAGACCAAAGCACCCAAGGGTGATAGTTGGGATAAAGACATTCAGTCTGAAGAGTTTTAATTGTGAATGGGGAGCTCTGACAAATTACAAAACACAGTATTTTATTTCAAGTCcttattatttaattaacaGTGTCATTGGTTAATCTGCAATACTCTGGTATATGCTCATTGAACAGGGAAGCAAGGTGAACATTGAAATAATTTTGTTGAATAAGTTGGCCTGTCCATAATTCTTATGCATTCTGTGCAATTGAGACATTATCTTCAGAAAATGATCCCTCATTATTTTTTGTACACTTCAAAGTGTAGTATCCACTAAAGATCAACGTCTCCATTGGGGTCATTTGCTTCTATTACAGATGGTATGGATGTATGGCTTAGCTACAGCAGGTCTCTCCAGCGTCTATCTGACAGCCATGTCATGTCACTGTCCTCACCAACAGGTGGCAGCAAACTGCTCAACTCAGTCAGTCAGGAAGCTTCATGCAAAGAGGGAAAGCTAAGGAACAGTCAGTACATGGCAGTAATAATCAGGGTGTCCTGGTAACTGAATTGTCAATGGACATACCGCTGTGCAACGTCCATCTGCTATCCAACACATATAGTTCAAAACATAGGCCTATAGCAGTAATCAAAGCGATTTTAGcaactttcattttaatttaaacatgTTAGAAACCAAATACATAGAGGTAGGAAACCATAGGTCAACAATggtacaaacacagagagagagagagagagagagagagagagagaaagaaacaataCTTTTCAATCCAACTGAGTTTTATATCTGTTATTTTTTACTATAACCTTTAATCACTATGTCAAGggtaaaaaatgcaattcttccTTTAAAGGTGACAGACTAAAACGCACCTTTGAATAGCAGCTGTTGCTCAAAGATGACCTGCAGATGACAGATGTGCACACAGGGTTTGACACAATCTGCTCCTTTGTGGAAAATGTCAAAGTAGCCAATTGCATTACTGTAACGTGTGACGTAGCAACCAGGAGTTTACATTCTACAATTAAAAATTGGTGGATATTTTAAAGGATATTTTcctgcattttcattttactctgtatttcaacaataaataaatcaacaaaggATTCATAGACCTTCATGATGGTATATAAAATGTACAGACAATATAATCGAGCAATTAACTGAATGAATacaatgtttttgtgtctggtcaaaatgttttgtGCAGAGAGactccttaaagggactgtttgtaactttttacacatataaatctaccgggtcgggatcccatgcgcgctggcatatgcgcgctcgcattatgcgcgctcgcattatgcgcgctcgcgtgtggccggagtctctgctcctctgcctgcttgccttcactcacacaccgcacacgttctcgctgtctcattccacctctagacgtgcatgcgcactcactccacactgcagaagagttcatagctctgagaatatctagtgaatgtacagtggacgtttgtgcagaaataaatgctgcaactcctccagaccaacagaggtttcccgtgtcttgtgaagtgacggggctccgcagcgagaaacgttatagTCTCCGACctggtgccggtgtctccctccggggAGGCAGGAAAAGCTAAAACTAGGAtgagcagtgattcatggagagaccttcgtctggtcagctaacattactgccaagcagctgaaatatagagtgatattgtggttttagctgacgtgtgtcgcctcactgctttgagcaatgctcgttcaggtatatttagagcgagcacaagcgcgagcccgacgctggctttcgttgacttaacggccacaggtgtcgatgttaacaagcatttctgaaagttacaaatagtccctttaaaggctGATTCCTGCATTTTCATTTGACTCATGAACTTCATGATGTGATATAAAATGGGATATAAAACAGACAATATAATTGAGCAATTAACTGAATGAATacaatgtttttgtgtctggtCAAAATGTTCTTTGCAGAGAGACTCCTTATGCAAAGTCCCGGCCACCACCCTAAACTCTGACAGGAGGTCCTGAGGTCAGAGATCTCTGAACTATGAGATCTTTATATGACCCACAGTAAGTGAAGACGGAGATGGACACCAGCAGCAACACGGCTATCTCTGTCACCTGGACTCTCTCGGCCCTCCATGGTTCCTTGGAGGTTTATGACACAGGTATATATGAAACAAACTCTACATAGTGTATATATTGACTTGCAAACATTTGTCAAACTTTATTCCAACCTGTGCAGTAAGCGATACTAAGCACATTAGTAATTtcaccttctttttttctctcctgcagCTCTTGATCAGACCAAAGCAAAGACGTCAGTTTGGTTCTAACTGATGTCCTGACAATGAGAAGGAATATCAATTCACAACAAAAAGGACCTACAATGTGGCTCTATCAATGTATGGCTGCAACACCAGCACTgtaatgtaaaatgtagttaGAAGACTTTCTGTAGCTTAGACTATGAGTCCTTCAAACTTTTATGAATGAGGGAATAGAACCATTACCCTCATGTTTGTGTTATAGTGCCTTGCTCATCTCCACTGCTCCATTCAGGCCCTTCCCTGGTGGGCGTGAGTAAATGGCCCCAGCCCTCTCTAAATATAACTCCCCTccaaaacagaaagagagagaaggagggaaaggATAACTCAACCAATCAGAAGAGGTCTGAAAACTTGTCAgagaagagtttttttttttttttttcttttttaggatACAGTGTGTTTGTCTCATACCGTTTTTGATCCATTTTGTGGCCCCGGGTGGTGCTGGTGGAGCGCACAGCAGGAGGGCGCATTGTCTGTATGCAAACTGGACGACATGGCTATTGTATGCGTTTGGGCATATATGGAGGCACCGATGGATTCAGAGGATACAGCAGGTCTGAACTCACAGGAGTGAAGAGTCGCCCTCGGTTGTGTTGTGCGCTTATTCTCTCCTCCGACCTTCTCTTCTCCACATTAACAGCTCTGCTCCGTCGCTATGAGTTGCCTGGATGTGATGTACCACCAAAGCTATGGAGCGCACTACCTCCCAGCAGCTGCGTACAAGGCGACCTATTAtaaccaccatcaccaccagcaACAACAGGTGAGATACTCTTCATACTTTAAATAACTTGAATAACTTCATAAGTCAACTAcagtttacattttttcatttattgagTTCATTTGGCCTGATTTTTCCCAAGTAAAGGAACATATTTGTTAATGTTTCAGTGGCTTATTTTAAAATTACCACATTATGTGCCTTGGTTATTCAGTTACAGTGTTTCAGTTGTTTGAGGAGCTTTTGAAATTGTGTGTGATAATTTTGGTGAGGATGTTGTAACTTGTGTTCTCGTTTGTGTAACAGCCTAACTACTTTTTGCCATCTCAGCAGGTCTGATGTTGCactgacattactgtcttttttTACCTTCCGAGTGACACAACCTTACTTAGAGATAGCAATAGTTATTTATGATATAGGCTCCTAGAAATTAACAGAACAATTAGGTGTGAGCTTACTTTGGGGATAAGGTATAGGCCTATAAAGTTGGAGAATGGCACCTGCCCTAAAGTCAAGTTGTAGacttttcacattaaaaagaatcaatttccttttcctttttacttAAGGCTTTTCTATATTCCCTTACTTCTCTTCAAGACACCACTTCAAACTTCCTTtacgcctcacacacacacacctcttaaCTTCAATTTCAGTTCTGAATGATTAAATTCCAGCCTGATGCTCGGTATTCACATCAGGTCATGCGTAATGACACGGAACTATTAATCCTGCGGTCAAATGGTGATGTAATGAcagccagtcagtcactcaggaATGTGGATGAGGCACACTGAGCTTTACAAATAGTTGGAATGCAGTAtgggaaaaaagaaagtcattttCACACAGCTCCCAAGTTGCTCCCAGATCAAATAACTACTGGTATGATACTAAGATATGATTTATTATGTGTGGAAAACAGTAGCACCACCAACATGTAATACTATTTGGTTCTTTATTCTATCCAGTGATTGCTCTAAAACAATATTTAGGTTCTACTAAAATGTAAATTCTTTGCTAATTCTGTTAAAATGTAGTTTACTCCTGGTTGGATCTGTAAGttaatctctctctttctcttcctccagagGAGGCTGAGTGTTTACAGTAAGATGCAGGAGTgtatggagcagcagcagcaacagcaaggaggaggaagagggatgcTTTCAAGGGATCAGGGCCTCCGGCAGGGTCCCGCAGCACCAGGAACCGAATCAGGCCGTAGATCCACATCCGATTCAGAGCTGAAGGATAGTACTCAACCAGCAGAGGCAGAGTACTTGAGCTCCCGGTGTGTTTTGTTCACCTACTTCCAAGGCGACATCGGTGACGTGGTAGATGAGCACTTCTCCCGGGCTCTCAGTCAGTCCAGCACCTTCAACAGCGAGTCCAAACCGATCAGAGTGACTCAGCCGTCTGCCTCGGCCACTGCTGGCTTATGGAAAGGTGAGGGGAACAACAAATTTAAATAGATTATCCTTTATTAAAGTCCTTAAAACACTggaattgtttttttgtagcAGAGTGTTGAGGTCTAacatctttgtgtttgtttcagatGGTGGCTCTCTCTCTGAGGGTCAGAGCAGCTCAGTGTGGAACAGCACCTATCCATCCCAGGCCAGTCCTTGCCttccatctgtctctgtctcagtccaccCAGACTTCTCCTCCAGCCCCGTTTCCTTCAACCACCCCGATGGAGCTCTGTGGGCCGACCACGTGCTCTCTCAGGCCAGCCTCCCGCCACCGACCGCCCTCCCCGATAGCTGGACTTACAGCCTGAACCCCCAGAGCACAAGTGGCTACCCCAATGTCCACAACGTCTACCATCCTCACCCCCACATCCACACCCGGCACCACCACCCCATGCTCCATTCATACCCATCCCACAGCCCAGCATTGGATCCCAGGTTTAatcctctgctgctgcctggTGTTAGGAACCAGAACCAGCCGAGCGCCAGCACAGGGAGTTCTCCACACAGTGAGGGGGTAAAGACGGAGATGGACACCAGCAGCAACATCCCCGTCACAGCTACCTCTGTCACCTGGAGTCCCTCGGCCCTCCATGGATCCTTGGAGGTTTATGACACAGGTAGATATGAAACAAACTCTACACAGTGTATATATTGACCTGCAAACATTTGTCAAACTTTATTCCAACATGTGCAGTAAGCGATACTAAGCACATTAGTAATTtcaccttctttttttctctcctgcagCTCTTGATCAGACCAAAGCAAAGACGTCAGTTTGGTTCTAACTGATGTCCTGACAATGAGAAGGACTATCAATTCACACCAAAAAGGACCTACAATGTGGCTCTATCAATGTATGGCTGCGACACCAGCACTgtaatgtaaaatgtagttaGAAGACTTTCTGTAGCTTAGACTATGAGTCCTGCACTGTCCACAGAACTTATTATGGAGATGAACTCAGGCTTTGGACTTGAATGACAGAGATCTACTGCGTTGGCTGCAGGTCAAGGCCCTCGAAGAACGATGAAAACAGACTACTAGCTTTAAGAATGGGAGGCCTCTTCTTCTCTGACGGCACAAATCACCATTTCTCTTTCATGCAATGTGAGACCAAATGGTTCTGTTTCAAGAGC
It encodes the following:
- the vgll3 gene encoding transcription cofactor vestigial-like protein 3 produces the protein MSCLDVMYHQSYGAHYLPAAAYKATYYNHHHHQQQQRRLSVYSKMQECMEQQQQQQGGGRGMLSRDQGLRQGPAAPGTESGRRSTSDSELKDSTQPAEAEYLSSRCVLFTYFQGDIGDVVDEHFSRALSQSSTFNSESKPIRVTQPSASATAGLWKDGGSLSEGQSSSVWNSTYPSQASPCLPSVSVSVHPDFSSSPVSFNHPDGALWADHVLSQASLPPPTALPDSWTYSLNPQSTSGYPNVHNVYHPHPHIHTRHHHPMLHSYPSHSPALDPRFNPLLLPGVRNQNQPSASTGSSPHSEGVKTEMDTSSNIPVTATSVTWSPSALHGSLEVYDTALDQTKAKTSVWF